A DNA window from Ananas comosus cultivar F153 unplaced genomic scaffold, ASM154086v1, whole genome shotgun sequence contains the following coding sequences:
- the LOC109705735 gene encoding putative F-box/FBD/LRR-repeat protein At4g03220 — protein sequence MEDESGRKRRRLHNYKEEDEKAETLEEEPAAKRRRLNHIEKEEEEEDEKAARKADCISGLPDHLLHEILACLPTSIAACTSLLSRRWRTLWTTSPDLSFTTRLPPSFVDSVLHLRDPVVPLRSFSLSTSDYAVSDPARARSWIDYAAHYSTLQNLKLKLVLTDSIPAFRSFRLPPAVFSLQHLRVLQLQLPRVVPHLNWPATAFFPSLQRLELADLDLSLVAGDAISKSCPALKCLEMSLFCGPPQLDVNCPLLEVFELRTHVGLAGGRVNCPLLEVFELRTHVGLAGGRVREVRVQQELAGSAPAYLKLSTPRLRILEWLGPPPPRSITISTPLPPSGFTYLVHRDDATAERTA from the exons ATGGAAGATGAATcgggaagaaagagaagaaggctGCATAACTACaaggaggaggatgagaaggCAGAGAC atTGGAAGAAGAACCTGCAGCAAAGAGAAGAAGACTGAACCACAtcgagaaggaggaggaggaggaggatgagaaggCGGCGAGGAAGGCAGACTGCATCAGCGGTCTGCCGGACCATCTCCTCCACGAAATCCTCGCCTGTCTTCCCACCAGCATTGCCGCCTGCACCTCCCTCCTCTCGCGGCGATGGCGGACGCTCTGGACGACGTCCCCCGACCTCTCCTTCACTACCCGCCTCCCCCCCTCCTTCGTCGACTCCGTCCTCCACCTCCGCGACCCCGTCGTCCCCCTCcgctccttctccctctccacgTCCGACTACGCCGTCTCCGACCCGGCTCGCGCCCGCTCCTGGATCGACTATGCCGCCCATTACTCCACCTTGCAGAACCTGAAGCTGAAACTCGTTCTCACCGACAGCATCCCCGCTTTCCGCTCCTTCCGCCTACCCCCGGCAGTCTTTAGCCTGCAGCATCTGCGAGTGCTCCAACTCCAACTCCCGAGAGTAGTACCACATCTCAATTGGCCCGCCACCgctttctttccttctctgcAGAGGCTCGAACTCGCTGACCTTGACTTAAGCCTCGTCGCGGGGGACGCGATCTCGAAGAGCTGCCCGGCTCTCAAGTGTTTGGAGATGTCGCTCTTCTGTGGGCCTCCCCAGCTCGACGTGAACTGCCCGCTCCTCGAGGTTTTCGAGCTGAGGACGCACGTCGGGCTGGCGGGGGGGCGNGTGAACTGCCCGCTCCTCGAGGTTTTCGAGCTGAGGACGCACGTCGGGCTGGCGGGGGGGCGCGTCAGGGAGGTGCGGGTGCAGCAGGAGCTCGCGGGCTCCGCACCGGCTTACCTGAAGCTGTCGACGCCGAGGCTCCGAATTTTGGAGTGGCTcggcccgccgccgccgcgctcgaTCACCATCTccacccccctccccccctccgGATTCACTTATCTCGTCCACCGAGACGACGCCACCGCCGAACGCACTGCTTAA